One Succinispira mobilis DSM 6222 genomic window carries:
- a CDS encoding CTP synthase, translating into MAKYIFVTGGVVSSLGKGITAASLGRLLKSRGYSVTIQKFDPYINVDPGTMSPYQHGEVFVTDDGAETDLDIGHYERFIDINLSKSSNVTAGKVYLSVINKERRGDYLGSTVQVIPHVTNEIKERVYRVGREDNADIVITEIGGTVGDIESLPFLEAIRQVKKEVGKNDVLYVHVTLVPYISAAGELKTKPTQHSVKELRGIGITPDVIVCRTEKELSLEMREKLALFCDIDLEAVIQNQTAESIYQVPLMLEQQGFDRIVLEKLCLEDRPKDMSEWTSMVEKIVKPHQNEVNIAIVGKYVELQDAYISVVESLKHAAIANDAQLNITWVNAEAIETAGTDLNKVFAGVEGILVPGGFGDRGVEGKIKAIQYAREQKVPYLGLCLGMQTAVIEFARHVSNLTGAYSSEFMSECPHPVIDLMLDQVNVEDKGGTMRLGIYPCKLSEGTLSYEAYQDEIIYERHRHRYEFNNAYRSKLTADGLIIAGTSPNDRLVEIVELPKDVHPWFVGVQFHPELKSRPTNPHPLFKNFVKASIENK; encoded by the coding sequence GGTTGCTAAAAAGCAGGGGGTATAGTGTCACTATACAAAAATTTGATCCATATATAAATGTTGATCCAGGAACTATGAGTCCTTACCAACATGGCGAAGTTTTTGTTACCGATGATGGGGCCGAAACTGATTTAGATATTGGGCATTATGAAAGATTTATTGATATTAATCTCAGTAAGAGTTCTAATGTAACGGCAGGTAAAGTGTATCTTTCGGTTATTAATAAAGAGCGGCGTGGGGATTATCTTGGTAGTACAGTTCAGGTTATTCCTCATGTGACCAATGAAATTAAAGAACGGGTTTATCGTGTAGGGCGTGAGGACAATGCGGATATTGTAATTACGGAAATTGGTGGTACGGTTGGCGATATTGAAAGCTTGCCATTTTTAGAAGCTATTAGGCAAGTGAAAAAAGAAGTGGGAAAAAATGATGTTTTATATGTACATGTGACCTTGGTGCCATATATTTCTGCGGCTGGGGAGCTAAAAACTAAACCTACGCAGCATAGTGTAAAAGAGTTACGCGGAATTGGAATAACGCCAGATGTGATTGTTTGTCGCACGGAAAAAGAATTATCTTTAGAGATGCGCGAAAAATTGGCTTTGTTTTGTGATATCGATTTAGAAGCGGTTATTCAAAATCAAACAGCAGAAAGTATTTATCAAGTGCCGTTGATGTTAGAGCAACAAGGTTTTGATAGAATTGTTTTAGAAAAACTTTGTTTAGAAGATCGTCCTAAGGACATGTCTGAATGGACTAGTATGGTTGAAAAAATTGTTAAACCGCACCAAAATGAAGTTAATATTGCGATTGTTGGTAAGTATGTAGAACTGCAAGATGCTTATATCAGCGTTGTTGAATCTCTAAAACATGCGGCAATTGCTAATGATGCACAGTTAAATATTACTTGGGTTAATGCAGAAGCGATTGAAACTGCTGGTACAGATTTAAATAAAGTTTTTGCTGGAGTAGAGGGTATTTTAGTACCAGGAGGTTTTGGCGATCGCGGGGTTGAAGGTAAAATTAAAGCTATTCAATATGCGCGGGAACAGAAAGTTCCTTATTTAGGTCTGTGCTTAGGTATGCAAACAGCTGTGATTGAATTTGCACGTCATGTGTCTAACTTAACTGGGGCGTATAGTTCAGAATTCATGAGTGAATGCCCGCATCCAGTTATTGATTTAATGCTAGATCAAGTAAATGTAGAAGATAAGGGTGGCACTATGCGTTTAGGAATTTATCCTTGCAAGTTGTCAGAAGGAACTTTGAGTTACGAAGCTTATCAAGATGAGATTATATATGAACGGCATCGCCACCGCTATGAATTTAATAATGCTTACAGGAGTAAATTAACTGCTGATGGCTTAATTATTGCGGGAACTTCGCCTAATGACCGTTTAGTGGAAATTGTGGAATTACCAAAAGATGTTCATCCTTGGTTTGTAGGTGTGCAATTCCATCCAGAACTTAAATCAAGACCAACTAATCCACATCCGTTATTTAAAAACTTTGTAAAAGCGAGTATTGAAAATAAGTAA